In Mastacembelus armatus chromosome 5, fMasArm1.2, whole genome shotgun sequence, a single genomic region encodes these proteins:
- the capzb gene encoding F-actin-capping protein subunit beta isoform X3 yields the protein MFQNDQQLDCALDLMRRLPPQQIEKNLSDLIDLVPSLCEDLLSSVDQPLKIARDKAVGKDYLLCDYNRDGDSYRSPWSNKYEPPIEDGAMPSARLRKLEVEANNAFDQYRDLYFEGGVSSVYLWDLDHGFAGVILIKKAGDGSKKIKGCWDSIHVVEVQEKSSGRTAHYKLTSTVMLWLQTTKSGSGTMNLGGSLTRQMEKDETVGESSPHIANIGRLVEDMENKIRSTLNEIYFGKTKDIVNGLRSVQTLADKSKQEALKVDLMEALKRKQNS from the exons ATGTTTCAGAATGACCAGCAGCTGGACTGTGCTCTGGACCTGATGAGGCGTCTGCCTCCTCAGCAGATCGAGAAGAACCTCAGTGACCTCATTGACCTG gtaCCCAGTCTGTGTGAGgacctcctctcctctgtggaCCAGCCCCTGAAGATTGCCCGTGACAAGGCGGTGGGAAAAGACTATCTGCTCTGTGATTACAACCGAGACGGCGACTCCTACAG ATCCCCGTGGAGTAATAAGTATGAACCTCCAATTGAAGACGGTGCAATGCCTTCAGCTCGCCTGAGGAAACTGGAGGTTGAAGCCAATAATGCCTTCGACCAGTACAGAGACCT GTACTTTGAGGGTGGCGTGTCCTCCGTTTACCTTTGGGACTTGGATCATGGCTTTGCTGGAGTTATTCTCATCAAGAAGGCTGGGGATGGATCCAAGAAGATCAAAGGGTGCTGGGACTCTATCCATGTGGTGGAGGTGCAG GAAAAGTCCAGCGGTCGTACTGCTCACTACAAACTCACCTCTACTGTCATGCTGTGGCTCCAGACAACCAAGAGCGGCTCCGGTACCATGAACCTCGGCGGCAGCCTCACAAGACAG ATGGAAAAAGACGAGACAGTTGGAGAATCCTCACCCCACATCGCCAACATCGGTCGTCTTGTCGAG GATATGGAAAACAAGATTCGCTCCACACTGAATGAAATCTACTTTGGGAAGACCAAGGACATCGTCAACGGCCTAAG GAGTGTTCAGACTCTGGCTGACAAGTCAAAGCAGGAGGCTCTGAAGGTCGACCTGATGGAGGCGCTCAAACGCAAACAGAACAGCTAG
- the capzb gene encoding F-actin-capping protein subunit beta isoform X2 produces MNDQQLDCALDLMRRLPPQQIEKNLSDLIDLVPSLCEDLLSSVDQPLKIARDKAVGKDYLLCDYNRDGDSYRSPWSNKYEPPIEDGAMPSARLRKLEVEANNAFDQYRDLYFEGGVSSVYLWDLDHGFAGVILIKKAGDGSKKIKGCWDSIHVVEVQEKSSGRTAHYKLTSTVMLWLQTTKSGSGTMNLGGSLTRQMEKDETVGESSPHIANIGRLVEDMENKIRSTLNEIYFGKTKDIVNGLRSIESLPDNQKYRQLQKELSQVLTQRQIFID; encoded by the exons ATG AATGACCAGCAGCTGGACTGTGCTCTGGACCTGATGAGGCGTCTGCCTCCTCAGCAGATCGAGAAGAACCTCAGTGACCTCATTGACCTG gtaCCCAGTCTGTGTGAGgacctcctctcctctgtggaCCAGCCCCTGAAGATTGCCCGTGACAAGGCGGTGGGAAAAGACTATCTGCTCTGTGATTACAACCGAGACGGCGACTCCTACAG ATCCCCGTGGAGTAATAAGTATGAACCTCCAATTGAAGACGGTGCAATGCCTTCAGCTCGCCTGAGGAAACTGGAGGTTGAAGCCAATAATGCCTTCGACCAGTACAGAGACCT GTACTTTGAGGGTGGCGTGTCCTCCGTTTACCTTTGGGACTTGGATCATGGCTTTGCTGGAGTTATTCTCATCAAGAAGGCTGGGGATGGATCCAAGAAGATCAAAGGGTGCTGGGACTCTATCCATGTGGTGGAGGTGCAG GAAAAGTCCAGCGGTCGTACTGCTCACTACAAACTCACCTCTACTGTCATGCTGTGGCTCCAGACAACCAAGAGCGGCTCCGGTACCATGAACCTCGGCGGCAGCCTCACAAGACAG ATGGAAAAAGACGAGACAGTTGGAGAATCCTCACCCCACATCGCCAACATCGGTCGTCTTGTCGAG GATATGGAAAACAAGATTCGCTCCACACTGAATGAAATCTACTTTGGGAAGACCAAGGACATCGTCAACGGCCTAAG ATCTATTGAGTCTTTGCCTGATAACCAAAAGTACCGGCAGCTCCAGAAGGAGCTGTCGCAGGTCCTTACCCAGCGTCAGATCTTCATTGATTAG
- the capzb gene encoding F-actin-capping protein subunit beta isoform X1, which translates to MFQNDQQLDCALDLMRRLPPQQIEKNLSDLIDLVPSLCEDLLSSVDQPLKIARDKAVGKDYLLCDYNRDGDSYRSPWSNKYEPPIEDGAMPSARLRKLEVEANNAFDQYRDLYFEGGVSSVYLWDLDHGFAGVILIKKAGDGSKKIKGCWDSIHVVEVQEKSSGRTAHYKLTSTVMLWLQTTKSGSGTMNLGGSLTRQMEKDETVGESSPHIANIGRLVEDMENKIRSTLNEIYFGKTKDIVNGLRSIESLPDNQKYRQLQKELSQVLTQRQIFID; encoded by the exons ATGTTTCAGAATGACCAGCAGCTGGACTGTGCTCTGGACCTGATGAGGCGTCTGCCTCCTCAGCAGATCGAGAAGAACCTCAGTGACCTCATTGACCTG gtaCCCAGTCTGTGTGAGgacctcctctcctctgtggaCCAGCCCCTGAAGATTGCCCGTGACAAGGCGGTGGGAAAAGACTATCTGCTCTGTGATTACAACCGAGACGGCGACTCCTACAG ATCCCCGTGGAGTAATAAGTATGAACCTCCAATTGAAGACGGTGCAATGCCTTCAGCTCGCCTGAGGAAACTGGAGGTTGAAGCCAATAATGCCTTCGACCAGTACAGAGACCT GTACTTTGAGGGTGGCGTGTCCTCCGTTTACCTTTGGGACTTGGATCATGGCTTTGCTGGAGTTATTCTCATCAAGAAGGCTGGGGATGGATCCAAGAAGATCAAAGGGTGCTGGGACTCTATCCATGTGGTGGAGGTGCAG GAAAAGTCCAGCGGTCGTACTGCTCACTACAAACTCACCTCTACTGTCATGCTGTGGCTCCAGACAACCAAGAGCGGCTCCGGTACCATGAACCTCGGCGGCAGCCTCACAAGACAG ATGGAAAAAGACGAGACAGTTGGAGAATCCTCACCCCACATCGCCAACATCGGTCGTCTTGTCGAG GATATGGAAAACAAGATTCGCTCCACACTGAATGAAATCTACTTTGGGAAGACCAAGGACATCGTCAACGGCCTAAG ATCTATTGAGTCTTTGCCTGATAACCAAAAGTACCGGCAGCTCCAGAAGGAGCTGTCGCAGGTCCTTACCCAGCGTCAGATCTTCATTGATTAG
- the LOC113130173 gene encoding MICOS complex subunit Mic10, with amino-acid sequence MADDYGRKWDRCLADTAVKTVTGLAVGIMFSVLFFKRRTWPVSFGSGLGLGMGYTNCQHDFRSPYLIHGRVVKDQ; translated from the exons ATGGCAGACGATTACGGACGGAAATGGGACCGGTGCCTGGCGGACACCGCCGTGAAAACAG taACTGGCCTTGCCGTGGGCATTATGTTCTCCGTGCTTTTCTTTAAAC GTCGCACATGGCCTGTCTCATTTGGTTCAGGTCTGGGACTGGGCATGGGATACACCAACTGCCAGCATGACTTCAGGTCACCGTACCTGATTCATGGCCGCGTGGTTAAG GACCAGTAA
- the nbl1 gene encoding neuroblastoma suppressor of tumorigenicity 1 isoform X1 gives MFIQPPGEAESVECRGMRFLDWSSVLLLTGAVMWQRILICCTLFALYSAAPPAHINRLALFPDKSAWCEAKNITQIVGHTGCQPRSIQNRACLGQCFSYSVPNTFPQSTESLVHCDSCMPAQTQWEVVTLECPGSEDSPRVDKLVERIFHCSCQSCSKEGAQEGAVMQLYPADGGLDAPSLSDTLSTAQSHPLPHSDTQPKKHAHPHTDHHTLPHTSDGG, from the exons ATGTTTATCCAGCCCCCTGGTGAAGCAGAATCTGTGGAATGCAGGGGAATGCGTTTTCTGGACTGGAGCTCGGTCTTATTACTAACAG GTGCAGTCATGTGGCAGAGGATTCTGATTTGCTGCACACTGTTTGCACTGTATTCAGCAGCGCCGCCTGCTCACATCAACCGCCTGGCGCTGTTCCCTGACAAGAGCGCCTGGTGCGAAGCCAAGAACATCACACAGATAGTCGGGCACACGGGATGTCAGCCTCGCTCTATTCAAAACAG AGCTTGTCTGGGCCAGTGTTTCAGTTACAGCGTCCCCAATACGTTCCCACAGTCAACTGAGTCTCTGGTGCACTGTGACTCCTGCATGCCTGCCCAGACACAGTGGGAAGTG gTGACTCTGGAGTGCCCGGGCAGTGAAGACTCTCCTCGTGTGGACAAACTGGTGGAGAGGATCTTCCACTGTAGTTGCCAGTCCTGCAGTAAGGAAGGTGCCCAGGAGGGGGCGGTGATGCAGCTGTATCCAGCGGACGGCGGCCTGGACGCTCCATCTTTATCCGACACCCTCAGCACGGCTCAGTCTCATCCACTGCCCCACTCAGATACGCAGCCTAAAAAGCATGCTCACCCACACACTGACCATCACACGCTACCACACACATCAGACGGGGGGTAG
- the nbl1 gene encoding neuroblastoma suppressor of tumorigenicity 1 isoform X2: MLFCLQAGNSGAVMWQRILICCTLFALYSAAPPAHINRLALFPDKSAWCEAKNITQIVGHTGCQPRSIQNRACLGQCFSYSVPNTFPQSTESLVHCDSCMPAQTQWEVVTLECPGSEDSPRVDKLVERIFHCSCQSCSKEGAQEGAVMQLYPADGGLDAPSLSDTLSTAQSHPLPHSDTQPKKHAHPHTDHHTLPHTSDGG; encoded by the exons ATGTTGTTCTGTCTGCAGGCTGGTAACTCAG GTGCAGTCATGTGGCAGAGGATTCTGATTTGCTGCACACTGTTTGCACTGTATTCAGCAGCGCCGCCTGCTCACATCAACCGCCTGGCGCTGTTCCCTGACAAGAGCGCCTGGTGCGAAGCCAAGAACATCACACAGATAGTCGGGCACACGGGATGTCAGCCTCGCTCTATTCAAAACAG AGCTTGTCTGGGCCAGTGTTTCAGTTACAGCGTCCCCAATACGTTCCCACAGTCAACTGAGTCTCTGGTGCACTGTGACTCCTGCATGCCTGCCCAGACACAGTGGGAAGTG gTGACTCTGGAGTGCCCGGGCAGTGAAGACTCTCCTCGTGTGGACAAACTGGTGGAGAGGATCTTCCACTGTAGTTGCCAGTCCTGCAGTAAGGAAGGTGCCCAGGAGGGGGCGGTGATGCAGCTGTATCCAGCGGACGGCGGCCTGGACGCTCCATCTTTATCCGACACCCTCAGCACGGCTCAGTCTCATCCACTGCCCCACTCAGATACGCAGCCTAAAAAGCATGCTCACCCACACACTGACCATCACACGCTACCACACACATCAGACGGGGGGTAG
- the nbl1 gene encoding neuroblastoma suppressor of tumorigenicity 1 isoform X3 — MWQRILICCTLFALYSAAPPAHINRLALFPDKSAWCEAKNITQIVGHTGCQPRSIQNRACLGQCFSYSVPNTFPQSTESLVHCDSCMPAQTQWEVVTLECPGSEDSPRVDKLVERIFHCSCQSCSKEGAQEGAVMQLYPADGGLDAPSLSDTLSTAQSHPLPHSDTQPKKHAHPHTDHHTLPHTSDGG; from the exons ATGTGGCAGAGGATTCTGATTTGCTGCACACTGTTTGCACTGTATTCAGCAGCGCCGCCTGCTCACATCAACCGCCTGGCGCTGTTCCCTGACAAGAGCGCCTGGTGCGAAGCCAAGAACATCACACAGATAGTCGGGCACACGGGATGTCAGCCTCGCTCTATTCAAAACAG AGCTTGTCTGGGCCAGTGTTTCAGTTACAGCGTCCCCAATACGTTCCCACAGTCAACTGAGTCTCTGGTGCACTGTGACTCCTGCATGCCTGCCCAGACACAGTGGGAAGTG gTGACTCTGGAGTGCCCGGGCAGTGAAGACTCTCCTCGTGTGGACAAACTGGTGGAGAGGATCTTCCACTGTAGTTGCCAGTCCTGCAGTAAGGAAGGTGCCCAGGAGGGGGCGGTGATGCAGCTGTATCCAGCGGACGGCGGCCTGGACGCTCCATCTTTATCCGACACCCTCAGCACGGCTCAGTCTCATCCACTGCCCCACTCAGATACGCAGCCTAAAAAGCATGCTCACCCACACACTGACCATCACACGCTACCACACACATCAGACGGGGGGTAG